The following are from one region of the Gammaproteobacteria bacterium genome:
- a CDS encoding RNA pyrophosphohydrolase, which yields MIDRNGYRPNVGIILLNSKNEVFWGKRIRQNSWQFPQGGIKSGESPEQAMYRELSEEIGLRPNHVEIVGRTRDWLRYEVPDRWIRREWRGNYKGQKQIWYLLRLIGRDSDVSLRGSSHPEFDAWRWNQYWVELDSVVEFKRKVYKQALIELSRLLKPDSCQNIGIGYDQKSPAKGSQGVLTDQLEVNE from the coding sequence ATGATTGACCGTAATGGATATCGCCCCAATGTCGGTATTATCCTTCTAAACTCAAAAAATGAGGTTTTCTGGGGCAAACGTATAAGGCAAAATTCTTGGCAATTTCCGCAAGGTGGCATTAAGTCGGGGGAAAGCCCCGAACAGGCTATGTATAGGGAATTAAGCGAAGAGATCGGGTTGCGTCCGAATCACGTGGAGATCGTCGGGCGCACACGTGATTGGTTACGTTATGAAGTTCCTGATCGCTGGATCCGGCGGGAATGGCGGGGGAATTACAAGGGACAGAAACAGATTTGGTATTTATTGCGCTTAATCGGGCGCGACAGTGATGTTTCATTGCGTGGAAGCTCGCACCCTGAATTTGATGCTTGGCGCTGGAATCAATATTGGGTTGAGTTGGATTCGGTTGTCGAATTCAAACGCAAAGTATATAAGCAGGCGCTGATAGAGTTGTCGCGCTTATTAAAACCGGATTCTTGTCAAAATATCGGAATTGGTTATGATCAAAAAAGCCCGGCCAAAGGATCACAAGGTGTTTTGACTGACCAACTGGAAGTCAATGAATAA
- a CDS encoding proline--tRNA ligase — protein sequence MRVSQFFISTLKEAPAEAELVSHKLMLRAGLIKRLGSGLYTWMPLGLRVLRKIENIVREEMNKSGAIEVLMPAIQPAELWQETGRWEVFGPQMLKIKDRHEHDFCFGPTHEEIITDIARREIKSYRQLPLNFYQIQTKFRDEIRPRFGVMRAREFIMKDAYSFHTDESSLMQTYQLMYETYSRIFTRLGLKFRAVAADTGAIGGSGSHEFHVLADSGEDAIAFCPDSDYAANIELAKSLFIPQERSAPDGDMQKVATPGKKTCAEVAEFLKAPLQKTVKTLAIKANNQIFLLLLRGDHQLNELKVRKIPFLSAFQMASEEDILRTTGTVPGYIGPVGLEVCVIADPAVINMSNFVCGANEEGFHFTQVNFKRDLKLPDHVFDIRNVVAGDDSPDGKGKLEICRGIEVGHIFQLHTKYSEMMKANYLDESGQTKNMEMGCYGIGISRIVAAAIEQNHDARGIIFPGAIAPFQLTIIPIGLQKSALVQDAVEKLYRQFTETHIEVLLDDRDERPGVMFADAELIGIPHRIVVGERGLKQSVIEYQGRNDSAAQSIPLDEIFSFITTKLCTN from the coding sequence ATGCGCGTCTCGCAATTTTTTATTTCAACCCTTAAGGAAGCACCCGCCGAAGCGGAGCTTGTCAGCCACAAACTCATGTTGCGCGCCGGGCTCATCAAGCGTTTAGGCAGCGGATTGTATACCTGGATGCCGTTAGGTCTTCGGGTATTGCGAAAAATCGAGAATATCGTACGCGAAGAAATGAATAAAAGTGGTGCCATCGAAGTTCTTATGCCCGCCATACAACCTGCCGAATTATGGCAAGAAACCGGCCGCTGGGAAGTTTTCGGGCCGCAAATGTTAAAAATCAAGGATCGTCACGAACACGACTTCTGTTTCGGTCCCACGCACGAGGAAATCATTACCGATATCGCGCGCAGAGAAATTAAAAGCTACCGCCAGCTGCCGCTCAATTTCTACCAGATTCAAACCAAATTCCGCGATGAAATCCGGCCGCGCTTCGGTGTCATGCGCGCACGCGAATTCATCATGAAGGATGCCTATTCATTTCATACCGATGAAAGCAGTTTGATGCAAACCTATCAGCTCATGTACGAAACCTACAGCCGCATTTTCACCCGCCTTGGGTTGAAGTTCCGCGCTGTCGCAGCCGATACCGGCGCCATCGGCGGCAGTGGTTCGCACGAATTTCATGTGCTGGCAGACTCGGGCGAAGATGCCATCGCGTTTTGCCCTGATTCGGATTACGCCGCCAATATCGAATTGGCTAAATCGTTATTTATTCCTCAAGAACGAAGCGCTCCGGATGGCGACATGCAAAAAGTTGCGACACCCGGTAAAAAAACTTGTGCCGAGGTTGCTGAATTTCTAAAAGCACCACTGCAAAAAACCGTTAAAACTTTGGCGATCAAAGCAAATAACCAGATATTCTTATTGCTGCTGCGCGGCGATCACCAGCTCAACGAATTAAAAGTGAGAAAAATACCCTTTTTATCCGCCTTTCAGATGGCCAGTGAAGAGGATATTCTACGCACAACCGGAACAGTACCCGGATATATCGGCCCCGTCGGTTTGGAAGTTTGTGTGATCGCCGATCCAGCTGTCATAAATATGAGTAATTTTGTTTGTGGCGCTAACGAAGAGGGTTTTCACTTCACTCAAGTCAATTTCAAGCGCGATCTCAAACTGCCGGATCATGTTTTCGATATCCGCAATGTTGTTGCGGGGGATGATTCTCCGGACGGCAAAGGTAAATTGGAAATTTGCCGCGGAATTGAAGTTGGCCATATTTTCCAGTTACACACCAAATATTCTGAAATGATGAAAGCCAATTACCTCGACGAATCGGGGCAAACAAAAAATATGGAAATGGGTTGCTATGGCATTGGTATCTCACGCATTGTCGCGGCTGCCATTGAGCAGAATCACGATGCGCGCGGCATTATTTTTCCCGGCGCGATCGCTCCTTTCCAACTTACGATCATTCCGATTGGACTGCAGAAAAGCGCACTCGTCCAAGATGCTGTGGAGAAACTTTACCGGCAATTTACGGAGACGCACATCGAAGTACTATTGGACGACCGCGACGAGCGTCCCGGCGTGATGTTTGCCGATGCGGAGTTGATCGGCATTCCCCATCGTATCGTTGTCGGGGAAAGAGGATTGAAGCAATCGGTTATTGAATATCAAGGTAGGAACGATTCAGCCGCGCAATCGATTCCTTTGGATGAAATTTTCTCATTTATCACGACCAAGCTATGCACAAACTAA
- a CDS encoding transglycosylase SLT domain-containing protein, with protein sequence MHKLIYMLPFLLLGSHSHANNLQYEQLAASTQTILFHGVSDQAVSYTEYAAVADNITWLVSMSRRLEKYIPDSLEREEFLRTVFYEATRAGLDPQLVLSIIQVESGFKKYAVSHAGARGYMQVMPFWVNAIGHQDHNLFHLRVNLRYGCTILRHYLNQEKGDYFRALGRYNGSLGEAAYPQLIFNKWQTTWRYTTS encoded by the coding sequence ATGCACAAACTAATTTATATGCTTCCCTTTCTGCTCTTGGGCAGTCATAGCCATGCCAATAATTTGCAGTATGAACAGCTTGCGGCCAGCACTCAGACCATCCTATTTCACGGCGTCAGCGATCAAGCTGTTTCGTACACCGAATATGCCGCCGTCGCCGACAATATCACCTGGCTCGTCAGCATGAGCCGCCGCTTGGAAAAATACATACCCGACTCATTAGAACGGGAAGAATTTCTGCGAACCGTTTTTTACGAAGCAACGCGCGCCGGATTGGATCCGCAACTGGTACTCAGCATCATTCAGGTTGAAAGCGGCTTTAAGAAATATGCCGTTTCACACGCCGGCGCACGCGGCTATATGCAAGTCATGCCTTTCTGGGTCAATGCCATCGGTCACCAAGATCACAATCTTTTTCATTTGCGCGTCAACTTACGCTACGGATGCACCATTTTGCGTCATTATTTGAATCAAGAGAAAGGCGATTACTTTCGTGCTTTGGGGCGTTATAACGGCAGCCTCGGCGAAGCCGCCTACCCGCAACTGATATTCAATAAATGGCAAACCACCTGGCGTTATACGACCTCTTAG